In a single window of the Elaeis guineensis isolate ETL-2024a chromosome 6, EG11, whole genome shotgun sequence genome:
- the LOC140858514 gene encoding uncharacterized protein has product MTKHEDFKLLKIQTFILKVNIHCDGCKQEVKKLLQRIEGVYTVSIDAEQQKVAVSGNVDSKTLIKKLAKSGKHAELWTQKPNNQSHKPNQQHQAAQSLKDGKKNNKGQPNQALIQGLKAFKNQHGKLDSFSSDDEDYDDDEEEEEDEPQLLGNKMNQFNILRQANNAAAVAAASVRENGNAGNGNNGAGKKIGNSNQNMGLKGPNGPDLKVLNGALPNNKMGNVAHFAGGNFNAGEGKRVSDINGFMGMGGLQRVGGNNGLGFHQAQQQPGSTFPSGFPSTGGGGLGGAHQAAMMGNLQAYQNHPSSMMMNLRGLNNSNNVLMNESRYMQPQMMYNRAPQVLPYTGYYYPYYPSPYPNHQSETADYGAHLFSDENTSSCAVM; this is encoded by the exons ATGACTAAACATGAAGACTTTAAGCTCCTCAAGATACAG ACATTCATCCTCAAAGTGAACATACACTGTGATGGGTGTAAGCAGGAGGTGAAGAAGCTTCTTCAAAGGATTGAAG GAGTCTATACAGTTAGCATAGATGCAGAGCAACAGAAGGTCGCAGTCTCAGGGAATGTGGACTCCAAGACCCTGATTAAGAAGCTGGCCAAGTCAGGCAAGCATGCAGAGCTCTGGACTCAGAAGCCCAACAACCAGAGCCACAAGCCCAACCAGCAGCACCAAGCTGCCCAATCCCTTAAAGATGGCAAGAAGAACAACAAAGGCCAGCCAAACCAGGCCCTCATTCAAGGTCTCAAAGCCTTCAAGAACCAGCATGGAAAGCTTGATTCATTCAGCTCCGATGATGAGGACTAcgatgatgatgaggaggaggaggaggatgagccTCAGCTACTTGGAAATAAGATGAATCAATTCAATATACTGAGGCAGGCAAACaatgcagcagcagtagcagcagctaGTGTTAGGGAAAATGGCAATGCAGGTAATGGCAACAATGGAGCTGGAAAGAAGATAGGAAACTCCAACCAGAATATGGGGCTCAAGGGCCCAAATGGGCCAGACTTGAAGGTCTTAAACGGTGCACTCCCCAACAACAAGATGGGCAATGTTGCCCACTTTGCTGGTGGCAACTTTAATGCAGGGGAAGGCAAGAGGGTGAGTGACATCAATGGCTTCATGGGCATGGGAGGCCTCCAAAGGGTTGGTGGGAACAATGGGTTAGGGTTCCACCAAGCACAGCAGCAGCCAGGGAGCACCTTCCCCTCAGGCTTCCCATCAACTGGTGGTGGTGGGCTTGGAGGGGCCCACCAGGCAGCCATGATGGGGAACCTGCAGGCTTATCAGAACCATCCATCATCCATGATGATGAACTTGAGAGGGCTCAACAACAGCAACAACGTGCTGATGAATGAAAGCAGATACATGCAGCCCCAGATGATGTATAATAGAGCTCCACAAGTCCTACCCTACACTGGTTATTACTATCCCTACTACCCAAGCCCTTATCCCAATCACCAGTCAGAGACTGCTGACTATGGTGCCCATCTTTTCAGTGATGAGAACACCAGTAGCTGTGCTGTGATGTAA
- the LOC140858865 gene encoding uncharacterized protein has product MTVLEYANKFNELGRFCPQLMEFERSKANRFEQGLRYGIRSRLSSHFFNNYKDVLERVLKVESELKRADLERGDRKRPRSAENLKDHQKNFKNNNSDKKKESTSCSYCGKNHNEPCLKRIGACFLCGEKGHMARDCPNKKRDDSRPNKPVDQK; this is encoded by the coding sequence atgacggtgttagaatatgctaacaaatttaatgagctaggccgcttctgccctcagcttatggagttcgaaaggagtaaagctaacagattcgaacaaggtctaagatatggaattcgatcccgtctgtcttctcattttttcaataactacaaggacgtactggagcgagttttgaaagtggagtctgaattgaaaagagcagatctagaaagaggagataggaagagaccgagatcagcagaaaatctaaaggatcatcagaaaaattttaaaaataataactctgataagaagaaagaatctacATCCTGCTCCTATTGTGGAAAAAATCACAATGAACCTTGTCTCAAGAGGataggagcatgcttcttatgtggtgagaaaggacatatggctcgtgattgtccgaataagaaaagagatgactctagacctaacaaaccagttgatcaaaaatag
- the LOC140858516 gene encoding bidirectional sugar transporter SWEET2a-like isoform X1, which produces MSAGNLFAFVLFASPIPTFKRIVRNKSTEQFSGLPYVYSLLNCLICMWYGLPFVSYGVILVATVNSIGAVCQLVYVTLFIIYADTTRRLKMSGLLIAVLCVFSLIIYVSLELFDHQSRQTFVGYLSVASLISMFASPLFIINLVIRTRSVEFMPFCLSLATFLMSVSFFAYGLLLHDFSYMFQMGLEQSWESYNCCYMHTIAGNQVKNLGFHCLGHMDDSALKKVECTKHCFFVILS; this is translated from the exons ATGTCTGCAGGGAACCTCTTTGCATTTGTGTTGTTTGCCTCACCGAT ACCTACGTTCAAAAGAATTGTCAGAAACAAATCAACAGAGCAATTCTCAGGGTTACCCTATGTGTACTCCCTCTTGAATTGCTTGATCTGCATGTGGTATGGTCTGCCATTCGTGTCCTATGGCGTAATCTTGGTTGCCACAGTCAATTCCATAGGCGCTGTTTGTCAGCTGGTCTATGTGACCCTCTTCATTATATATGCAGATACTACAAGAAGG CTGAAGATGTCTGGATTGCTGATAGCAGTTCTGTGTGTTTTTTCTCTCATCATATATGTCAGCCTTGAGTTGTTCGACCACCAATCACGGCAAACTTTTGTTGGATATCTTAGTGTCGCTTCTCTCATTTCGATGTTTGCATCCCCTTTATTCATTATT AATTTGGTGATACGGACAAGAAGTGTTGAGTTCATGCCTTTCTGTCTATCACTGGCAACCTTCTTAATGAGTGTATCATTCTTTGCATATGGGTTGCTGTTGCATGACTTTTCGTATAT GTTCCAAATGGGATTGGAACAGTCTTGGGAGTCATACAATTGTTGCTATATGCATACTATTGCAGGAAACCAAGTGAAGAATCTAGGCTTCCATTGCTTGGGTCACATGGATGACTCTGCTCTCAAAAAGGTCGAGTGTACAAAGCATTGTTTCTTTGTAATTCTTTCATAA
- the LOC140858516 gene encoding bidirectional sugar transporter SWEET2a-like isoform X2, protein MWYGLPFVSYGVILVATVNSIGAVCQLVYVTLFIIYADTTRRLKMSGLLIAVLCVFSLIIYVSLELFDHQSRQTFVGYLSVASLISMFASPLFIINLVIRTRSVEFMPFCLSLATFLMSVSFFAYGLLLHDFSYMFQMGLEQSWESYNCCYMHTIAGNQVKNLGFHCLGHMDDSALKKVECTKHCFFVILS, encoded by the exons ATGTGGTATGGTCTGCCATTCGTGTCCTATGGCGTAATCTTGGTTGCCACAGTCAATTCCATAGGCGCTGTTTGTCAGCTGGTCTATGTGACCCTCTTCATTATATATGCAGATACTACAAGAAGG CTGAAGATGTCTGGATTGCTGATAGCAGTTCTGTGTGTTTTTTCTCTCATCATATATGTCAGCCTTGAGTTGTTCGACCACCAATCACGGCAAACTTTTGTTGGATATCTTAGTGTCGCTTCTCTCATTTCGATGTTTGCATCCCCTTTATTCATTATT AATTTGGTGATACGGACAAGAAGTGTTGAGTTCATGCCTTTCTGTCTATCACTGGCAACCTTCTTAATGAGTGTATCATTCTTTGCATATGGGTTGCTGTTGCATGACTTTTCGTATAT GTTCCAAATGGGATTGGAACAGTCTTGGGAGTCATACAATTGTTGCTATATGCATACTATTGCAGGAAACCAAGTGAAGAATCTAGGCTTCCATTGCTTGGGTCACATGGATGACTCTGCTCTCAAAAAGGTCGAGTGTACAAAGCATTGTTTCTTTGTAATTCTTTCATAA